Below is a window of Ananas comosus cultivar F153 linkage group 9, ASM154086v1, whole genome shotgun sequence DNA.
agTGTTTTCGTGAATTTGCAcgacttttcaaaattttgattttagataaaaaaaatagcaacaatatatttgatttaaattttattttatataattttttttacatttcttcttaatttttcaGTATAAAGTATTTGAGAACTATATCGCACTTTGAAAAAAAGTATTTGAGAAAATCAccctaaagaaaataaaaattttactccAAGAATTTCATGCTTTGATGATTTTTCTATTTGAGAGCTATTTTTTATGGTTTGATAATTTTtctaggggcaattgcttatataccctgaaaagttttcagttttcttatttacccctcttagaaggctaatattgaaaatacccttcttatgttccaagtctttctaatatacccgtggagttaagttccgtcaactgccgttatctctgaaaaattatcattttgcccattccaatatacccttataccgtaactaacttatcttatatacccttcatatagcaaatatttttcttatttgctcttcaaatatcaattaacggatgagatcgatcgcagctaaaccaACTTTAGTGGctggaggcatagttagttaatttggattcggcaaaaatttggtacatatataattcggataaaattcgtcttttaatttttaaattggttgaaaaatacggctaaaaaacggattcgacaatttttcggatacgtgatttatacgggtattGTACGTTcacaaattaaaaattcgggataaaaaattcggctatataataaatatataataattaatatactatatatattattattataatttttatatatagattaatatatttaaaattataataaacatatattaataatatataagagttatatatttaaaaatattaataaataattacaaatttataaataaaatattatataataatatttctatataaaaataaaatactatatgaataaatctattagttattattattattattatcatcagaaAACACGANTCCAACCAATGTAACATTCCTAACCTCCAAAATGCTGGATCTCCTGAAGAGTGCCCAAATCCCTTCCGTTCGAGCCTCCGACAATGATGGCGGCGACAAGGACGAAGGCCACCACTCGAGAGCGAGCACGATGGCCCCGCCCTGCCGCACGGTGCGCTCCATCTCTGCGGCGAACCTCGTGGGGAAGAGCGCGCCGGCGAGGCCAGGGGTGAAGGTGAGGTCGAAGACGCCGTCGAAGAAGGGGAGATTGTGGGGGTCGGCGCGGCTGACGAGCGGGGGGAAATCAAGGAGGTCAACGCCGGTGACGTCGGCGATGCCGGAATCGCGCACGGCAGCGACCGACTGGCAGGCGCCGGCGGAGACACAGAAGACGCGGGAGGAGTtggagaggaggcggagggcGCGGAGGGGGAAGAACACAGCGGCGGAGAGGGAGGCGGCGT
It encodes the following:
- the LOC109714768 gene encoding uncharacterized protein LOC109714768 gives rise to the protein LSGQIHRSRRRPPPPPWPAPRARGPQRQSRHAASLSAAVFFPLRALRLLSNSSRVFCVSAGACQSVAAVRDSGIADVTGVDLLDFPPLVSRADPHNLPFFDGVFDLTFTPGLAGALFPTRFAAEMERTVRQGGAIVLALEWWPSSLSPPSLSEARTEGIWALFRRSSILEVRNVTLMV